A stretch of Myroides oncorhynchi DNA encodes these proteins:
- a CDS encoding TraB/GumN family protein → MKRLSLIYFISFFTVALSVAQSLPHKTILWEVSGNGLTQSSYVLGTFHILCEEDLLVSDKVQRAISSTNRLALEVNLTDPNELKDLQSLMISEKLWSDQLNREEILELKTILKDEYGRELAEVDNMSTMGLMSLIIAKTITCSAKGYDMEVLALAMKQGKAIVGLEHLKDQISLVNSMFSPQEMIVQLEQISEYKKNFEEMKDAFLAEDIELMYQYGTDSQFMTLENKKVLLDNRNINWVDKMPKLMSDKSTLFAVGSAHLAGELGVLNLLILKGYTVNPVLN, encoded by the coding sequence ATGAAACGTTTATCTTTAATTTATTTTATTTCTTTTTTTACCGTTGCACTAAGTGTTGCACAATCATTACCTCATAAAACGATTCTTTGGGAGGTCAGTGGCAATGGTTTAACACAGTCTTCTTACGTTTTAGGCACATTTCATATTCTTTGTGAGGAAGATTTACTTGTAAGTGATAAGGTACAACGTGCTATAAGCTCAACTAATCGGCTTGCATTAGAAGTAAATTTAACTGATCCTAATGAATTGAAGGATCTTCAATCCTTAATGATTTCTGAAAAACTCTGGTCTGATCAGCTGAATAGAGAGGAAATACTAGAGCTAAAGACTATCTTGAAAGATGAGTATGGAAGGGAATTAGCAGAGGTAGACAATATGTCAACAATGGGATTGATGAGTTTGATAATAGCAAAAACAATTACTTGTTCTGCGAAAGGTTATGATATGGAAGTACTTGCTTTAGCAATGAAACAGGGTAAAGCTATTGTTGGATTAGAACATTTAAAAGACCAAATTAGTTTAGTGAATAGTATGTTTAGTCCGCAAGAAATGATAGTACAGTTGGAACAGATTTCTGAGTATAAGAAAAACTTTGAAGAAATGAAAGATGCATTCTTAGCTGAGGATATTGAGTTAATGTATCAATATGGAACAGATTCCCAATTTATGACTCTAGAGAATAAGAAGGTTTTATTAGATAACCGTAATATTAACTGGGTAGATAAAATGCCTAAATTGATGAGTGATAAGTCAACTTTGTTTGCTGTCGGAAGTGCTCATTTAGCAGGTGAATTAGGAGTGTTAAATTTACTAATACTTAAAGGGTATACTGTTAATCCTGTATTGAACTAA
- a CDS encoding RNA polymerase sigma factor yields MYMDRQSDQEDLYQEIVLQLWKSYTNFQGSSQFSTWMYRVAVNTAITYFKKDKRVTDKVSSLGDSELKLQSLECDIAIEGQIDYLYKAIYRLNDVEKALIFLYLEGFSHQEISLNLGISEGNARVKLNRTKNKLQEIIKSQGYEF; encoded by the coding sequence ATGTATATGGACAGGCAAAGTGACCAAGAAGATTTGTATCAAGAGATTGTGTTGCAGCTATGGAAGTCTTATACTAATTTTCAAGGTAGTAGTCAATTCTCTACTTGGATGTATCGCGTAGCTGTGAATACGGCAATTACTTACTTTAAGAAAGATAAGAGGGTTACTGATAAGGTAAGTAGTTTAGGTGACAGTGAATTGAAATTACAAAGTTTAGAATGTGATATTGCAATAGAAGGACAAATAGATTATTTGTATAAAGCTATTTACCGATTAAATGATGTAGAGAAGGCCTTGATCTTTTTGTATTTGGAGGGGTTTTCTCATCAAGAGATAAGCTTGAACTTAGGTATTTCAGAGGGAAATGCTAGGGTGAAGTTGAATAGAACAAAGAATAAGTTACAAGAAATTATAAAAAGTCAAGGATATGAATTTTGA
- a CDS encoding heavy metal translocating P-type ATPase, with protein sequence MCQEHSNHNHSHNDKNQNHDHDHIHGDGNTKLFVGFSLAMLFVGVILANILKAEWFINNNNLRLAWYAVAYLPVAFPVLKEAVKLGAKADFFNEFSLMGIATIGAFFIGEYPEGVAVMIFYTIGEMFQESAVNKAKGNIKALLDIRPNEATVFRNNQYTVVNPEEVQIGEKIQVKVGEKIPLDGEMLTDKGSFNTSALTGESKPSTYQKGETVLTGMINLQNVVEVKTTKLYQDSSLAKILEMVQEASARKATTELYIRKFAKIYTPIVFFLAVALTIIPYFVLGNEYIFQTWLGRALVFLVISCPCALVISVPLGYFGGIGAASKNGILFKGSNYLELMAKLDIVVMDKTGTLTEGVFKVQKVETTIEQKDFVSIVSAIEKQSTHPIAKAIVEAYPTNKVAEEVHEISGKGLSGKVDNKEVLVGNAALLSHYNITYPSLIDDIVESIVVVAINKEYVGYITIADQIKVDSKEAIALMKSMGVKKTVMLSGDKNTITQKVAKETNIDLAVGGLLPEGKVEQVEKLKKEYPNMSIAFVGDGINDAPVLALSDVGIAMGALGSDAAIETADVVIQTDQPSKIATAMHIGRETRKIVIQNIALALIVKVIVLILGAGGLATMWEAVFADVGVALLAILNAVRIQKKKFI encoded by the coding sequence ATGTGTCAAGAACATTCAAATCATAATCACTCTCATAACGATAAAAACCAAAATCACGACCACGATCATATTCATGGTGATGGCAACACAAAGCTATTTGTAGGTTTTAGTTTAGCAATGCTATTCGTTGGAGTTATTTTAGCTAATATTCTAAAAGCAGAGTGGTTTATAAACAATAATAACCTTAGGCTTGCATGGTATGCAGTTGCATATTTACCCGTTGCATTCCCTGTACTTAAAGAAGCTGTAAAACTAGGAGCTAAAGCTGATTTCTTTAATGAATTTTCTCTAATGGGAATCGCTACAATAGGAGCTTTCTTTATAGGTGAATACCCTGAAGGGGTTGCAGTAATGATCTTCTACACTATAGGAGAAATGTTTCAAGAAAGTGCTGTCAATAAAGCCAAAGGTAATATTAAGGCTTTACTAGATATACGCCCTAATGAGGCAACAGTGTTTAGGAATAATCAATATACTGTAGTCAATCCTGAAGAAGTACAAATCGGTGAAAAAATCCAGGTTAAAGTAGGTGAAAAGATCCCTCTAGATGGTGAAATGTTAACAGATAAAGGTAGCTTTAATACCTCTGCGCTTACAGGAGAAAGTAAACCTAGTACTTATCAAAAAGGAGAGACAGTACTAACAGGTATGATTAACTTACAGAATGTAGTAGAGGTCAAGACTACTAAGCTATATCAAGATAGTTCGCTTGCTAAAATTCTTGAAATGGTACAAGAAGCAAGTGCCCGAAAAGCTACAACAGAATTATATATTAGAAAGTTTGCTAAGATATATACACCTATTGTATTCTTCTTGGCGGTAGCATTAACGATAATACCGTATTTCGTACTAGGAAATGAATACATATTCCAAACTTGGTTAGGTAGAGCATTAGTATTTTTAGTAATATCTTGTCCATGTGCTTTAGTAATATCTGTGCCATTAGGGTATTTTGGTGGTATTGGAGCTGCATCTAAAAATGGTATTCTATTTAAGGGATCAAACTACTTAGAACTTATGGCTAAGTTAGACATCGTGGTGATGGATAAGACAGGAACACTGACTGAAGGTGTTTTTAAAGTACAGAAAGTAGAAACTACTATTGAACAAAAGGACTTCGTCAGTATTGTATCTGCTATAGAGAAACAATCTACTCACCCTATTGCTAAGGCCATCGTAGAGGCTTATCCTACAAATAAGGTGGCAGAAGAGGTACACGAGATATCAGGTAAAGGATTAAGTGGAAAAGTAGATAATAAAGAAGTACTAGTAGGTAATGCTGCGCTTTTAAGCCATTATAACATAACTTACCCTTCATTGATAGATGATATAGTAGAAAGTATTGTAGTAGTAGCTATAAATAAAGAATATGTAGGATATATCACTATCGCAGATCAAATAAAGGTAGATTCTAAAGAAGCGATCGCTTTAATGAAATCAATGGGAGTGAAGAAGACTGTAATGTTAAGTGGTGATAAAAACACTATTACACAGAAGGTCGCTAAAGAAACGAACATTGATTTAGCGGTAGGAGGTTTACTTCCTGAAGGAAAGGTTGAACAAGTAGAAAAACTAAAGAAAGAGTACCCTAATATGTCTATAGCATTTGTTGGCGATGGTATTAATGACGCACCCGTTTTAGCACTTAGTGATGTTGGTATAGCTATGGGAGCTTTAGGAAGTGATGCTGCCATCGAAACAGCGGACGTTGTAATACAAACAGACCAACCTTCTAAGATAGCTACTGCTATGCATATTGGTAGAGAAACACGTAAAATAGTAATACAGAATATTGCATTAGCCCTAATAGTTAAAGTCATCGTACTTATATTAGGTGCAGGTGGTTTAGCTACTATGTGGGAGGCAGTCTTCGCAGATGTAGGAGTAGCATTACTAGCTATCTTAAACGCTGTACGCATACAGAAAAAGAAGTTTATCTAA